In Aureibaculum algae, the following are encoded in one genomic region:
- a CDS encoding helix-turn-helix domain-containing protein, translating into MAHTLLIKNMVCARCKSTILELLESIGLEIESIELGKVVVKQDIKDHYKTIKNGLKNLGFELIEDELVVLIENIKVLVIQCISENNVVDIFSKITKEIGKNDATISKIFSKSEGITLEKYIINLKIEKVKEYIQLNQLNFSEIAYNLNYNNSSHLAKQFKTVTGMSMSEYRKLQNWDRKELDRIV; encoded by the coding sequence ATGGCACACACATTATTAATAAAAAATATGGTTTGTGCGAGGTGCAAATCAACTATTTTAGAATTGTTAGAAAGTATTGGGCTAGAAATTGAATCCATAGAATTAGGGAAAGTGGTAGTAAAACAAGATATAAAAGACCATTATAAAACTATTAAAAATGGACTAAAGAATTTAGGTTTTGAACTTATTGAAGATGAATTGGTAGTGTTGATTGAAAATATTAAAGTGTTGGTAATTCAATGTATTTCAGAAAATAATGTGGTTGATATTTTTTCAAAAATAACAAAAGAGATAGGCAAAAATGATGCGACCATAAGTAAGATTTTTAGTAAATCAGAAGGCATTACACTCGAGAAATATATTATTAATTTAAAAATTGAAAAAGTAAAAGAATATATTCAATTGAATCAATTAAATTTTTCTGAAATAGCATATAATCTTAATTATAATAATAGTAGTCATTTAGCGAAACAGTTTAAAACCGTCACAGGAATGTCCATGTCTGAATATCGAAAATTACAAAATTGGGATCGGAAAGAATTAGACCGAATTGTATAA
- a CDS encoding TolC family protein — MISFNKNIHKSTIFVIFTLLFVLQANAQQLEILIEEALKNSPEIQKFELQYSIASEKVNEVNAVPNTELGVGYFVSEPETRTGAQRFKVSAKQMMPWFGSITARENYVSSLADTKYEDIVIAKRKLLASVSQSYYNLFANLAKQKVLMHNIELLETYETLALTSVEVGNASVVDVLRLQMRQNELEQVKEVLEQQYLAEQTALNKLLNRDKSTEVNVMNELTIPSEDTLINVENFSLHPELIKYDKIYQSVEKAELLNQKESNPMIGFGLDYVSIDKRPNMSFSDNGKDIIMPMVSLSIPIFNKKYKSQTKQNELQQQEITAQKQERLNKLETVLDKAVKNRVSAKISFKTQTKNLKQANDAEEILIKSYETGTIDFKDVLDIQELQLKFQTNQIESVKSYYIQTTIINYLIQ; from the coding sequence ATGATTTCATTTAATAAAAATATCCATAAAAGCACAATCTTTGTGATCTTTACTTTGCTCTTTGTGCTCCAAGCTAACGCACAACAATTGGAAATACTCATTGAAGAAGCATTGAAAAACAGTCCAGAAATTCAAAAATTCGAATTGCAATACAGCATTGCTTCTGAAAAAGTAAATGAAGTAAACGCAGTTCCAAATACTGAATTAGGAGTTGGGTACTTTGTCAGTGAACCAGAGACAAGAACAGGAGCTCAACGCTTCAAAGTGTCCGCAAAACAAATGATGCCTTGGTTTGGTTCTATAACCGCAAGAGAAAATTATGTAAGCTCTTTAGCCGATACTAAATATGAGGATATTGTTATTGCTAAAAGAAAATTACTCGCCTCTGTTTCACAATCCTACTACAATTTGTTTGCTAATTTAGCAAAGCAAAAGGTGTTGATGCATAATATCGAATTACTAGAAACTTATGAAACATTGGCATTGACGTCAGTTGAAGTTGGCAACGCTTCAGTTGTAGATGTATTGCGGTTACAAATGCGTCAAAATGAATTAGAACAAGTAAAAGAAGTGCTAGAACAGCAATATTTAGCGGAACAAACAGCACTCAATAAACTTTTAAACAGAGATAAATCTACAGAAGTTAATGTTATGAATGAATTGACTATTCCTTCTGAAGATACATTAATTAATGTAGAAAATTTTTCTCTACATCCTGAATTGATTAAATATGACAAAATCTATCAATCTGTTGAAAAGGCGGAGTTGTTAAATCAAAAGGAAAGCAATCCAATGATTGGTTTTGGATTGGACTATGTTAGTATTGATAAACGACCTAATATGAGTTTTAGTGATAATGGAAAAGATATCATTATGCCGATGGTATCACTATCAATTCCAATTTTTAATAAGAAGTACAAATCACAGACGAAACAGAACGAGTTGCAACAACAAGAGATAACCGCACAGAAACAAGAGCGTTTGAATAAGTTGGAAACTGTTTTAGATAAAGCTGTGAAAAATAGAGTCTCTGCAAAAATCAGTTTTAAAACACAAACGAAGAACTTGAAACAAGCTAATGATGCTGAAGAAATTTTAATCAAAAGCTATGAAACTGGAACCATAGATTTTAAGGATGTTTTAGACATTCAAGAATTACAATTGAAGTTTCAAACGAATCAAATTGAATCTGTGAAATCTTACTATATTCAAACAACAATTATTAATTATTTAATTCAATAA